A section of the Macaca thibetana thibetana isolate TM-01 chromosome 10, ASM2454274v1, whole genome shotgun sequence genome encodes:
- the RBBP8NL gene encoding RBBP8 N-terminal-like protein: protein MESFTESLNRLKEIHEKEVLGLQNKLLELNSERCRDAQRIEELFAKNHQLREQQKTLKENLRVLENRLRAGLCDRCLVTQELARKRQQEFQSSHLQNLQHIFILTNEMNGLKEENETLKEEVKRLRGLGDRPKPPAKEGTSDPPSPLLLPSPGGWKAITEKPPGGHEEAEEDHQGAGLQGEEKPAGHRASPVAKISPGATLPESWAPDMSPQRISNQLHGTIAVVRPGSQACPADRGPTNGTPPPLPARSSPPSPAYERGLSLDSFLRASRPSAMTHETLKHSPKMDRLCLLNRPLSLHLRSPRSSPLAPAAAPRDPRLQDLKAGEAEAWEEPIELLGLPNALAGMQDLRLEGALHLLLAQQQLRARARVGSVRPRGQPTPREMPPSPPVGSDSEGPESEGARAALATAAGLPGGRHTQPVGPGHAQRTEAAAAKDCAPDKPLDLSEWGRARGQDTPKPASQHGSLSPATARTPSPEPPTQCGPLTRSPQALSNGIKGTRAPEQEEARTPVDPSRPLPGSQLSLSSPGRTGDEDTGRPLPPPHPQLPPHPQLPDLDGHSEPSKAEVLRPESDELDETDTPGSEADQSTTGEGPGCICAQEHGQGLSRKRKQASEPGDKASKKPSRGRKKLTATESPGSPRDAKDDSPSPHSSPSEET from the exons ATGGAGAGCTTCACGGAGTCACTGAACAGGCTGAAGGAGATCCACGAGAAGGAAGTCCTGG GCCTGCAGAACAAGCTTCTGGAACTGAACTCAGAGAGGTGCCG GGACGCCCAGAGGATCGAGGAGCTCTTTGCCAAGAACCACCAGCTCCGGGAACAGCAGAAGACACTGAAGGAGAACCTTCGGGTGCTGGAAAACAG GCTGCGGGCCGGCCTGTGCGACCGCTGCTTGGTCACCCAGGAGCTGGCCAGGAAGCGGCAGCAGGAGTTTCAGAGCTCCCACCTGCAGAACCTACAGCACATCTTCATCCTCA CCAACGAGATGAACGGGCTGAAGGAAGAGAACGAGACCTTGAAGGAGGAGGTGAAGCGGCTTCGGGGCCTGGG aGATAGGCCCAAGCCCCCGGCCAAGGAGGGCACCTCAGACCCCCCCTCACCCCTGCTGCTCCCCTCCCCTGGTGGCTGGAAGGCCATCACAGAGAAGCCACCAGGAGGCcatgaggaggctgaggaagaccACCAGGGAGCGGGCCTACAGGGAGAAG AAAAGCCAGCAGGGCACAGGGCATCTCCAGTGGCCAAAATCTCACCAGGGGCCACCCTGCCTGAGTCGTGGGCCCCAGACATG AGCCCCCAGCGCATCTCCAACCAGCTGCACGGGACCATCGCCGTGGTACGGCCTGGGTCCCAGGCTTGCCCTGCTGACCGTGGCCCCACCAATGGGACGCCCCCACCACTGCCCGCCAGGAGCAGCCCACCCAGTCCAGCGTATGAGCGCGGCCTCTCTCTGGACAG CTTCCTGCGGGCCTCCCGGCCCTCTGCCATGACCCATGAGACCCTGAAGCACTCCCCGAAGATGGACCGGCTCTGCCTCCTAAACCGCCCCCTCTCCCTGCACCTTCGGAGCCCCCGCAGCAGCCCCCTGGCCCCTGCTGCAGCCCCCCGTGACCCCCGGCTCCAGGACCTGAAGGCCGGAGAAGCAGAGGCCTGGGAGGAGCCTATAGAACTGCTGGGGCTGCCCAATGCCCTGGCGGGCATGCAGGACCTTCGCCTGGAGGGGGCACTACACCTGCTCCTGGCCCAGCAGCAGCTGCGGGCTCGGGCCAGGGTAGGCAGTGTCAGGCCAAGGGGCCAGCCCACACCCAGGGAGATGCCGCCCTCCCCACCAGTCGGCTCAGACTCTGAGGGCCCTGAGAGTGAGGGGGCCAGGGCAGCTCTGGCCACAGCAGCAGGCCTGCCTGGAGGGCGGCACACACAGCCTGTAGGCCCAGGCCACGCCCAGAGGACGGAGGCTGCAGCAGCGAAGGACTGTGCCCCAGACAAGCCCCTGGACCTCTCGGAGTGGGGCCGGGCCCGGGGCCAGGACACTCCCAAGCCGGCCAGCCAGCATGGGTCACTCAGCCCTGCCACTGCCCGCACTCCCAGCCCCGAGCCACCCACCCAGTGTGGACCCCTGACTCGCAGTCCCCAGGCACTCAGCAATGGCATCAAGGGGACCAGAGCACCAGAGCAGGAGGAGGCTCGCACTCCCGTG GACCCCTCACGCCCACTTCCAGGGTCCCAGCTCAGCCTGTCCTCTCCAGGCAGGACAGGAGATGAAGACACAGGGAGGCCTCTGCCACCTCCCCACCCACAGCTGCCTCCCCACCCACAGCTGCCTGACCTGGACGGCCACTCAG AGCCCAGCAAGGCTGAAGTGCTGAGACCAGAGTCCGACGAACTGGATGAGACAGACACCCCAGGCAGCGAG GCGGACCAGAGCACGACTGGGGAGGGGCCCGGGTGTATCTGCGCCCAGGAGCACGGGCAGGGTCTGTCACGGAAGAGGAAGCAGGCCTCGGAGCCCGGGGACAAAG CCTCCAAAAAGCCAtccagagggagaaagaaactgACAGCCACTGAGAGCCCCGGGAGCCCAAGGGACGCCAAGGACGACAGTCCCTCCCCCCACAGCAGCCCCTCGGAGGAGACCTAG